A genomic stretch from Denticeps clupeoides unplaced genomic scaffold, fDenClu1.1, whole genome shotgun sequence includes:
- the LOC114782487 gene encoding complexin-1-like, translating to MNFVMKQALGGATKDMGKMLGGEEEKDPDAERKEEERQEALRQQEEERKAKYARMEAERESVRQGIRDKYGIKKKEEKEAEAQAAMEQASEGSLTRPKKAVPTGCGNDDEEEEGIMDTVMKFLPGPLADMFNKK from the exons GGGCCACCAAAGACATGGGGAAGATgctgggaggagaggaagagaaggatCCTGACGCGGagaggaaagaggaggagaggcaggaggCGCTacggcagcaggaggaggagcggaAGGCAAAATATGCCCGGATGGAGGCAGAGCGAGAGTCCGTCCGCCAGGGCATCAGAGACAAG TACGGCATCAAGaagaaggaagagaaggaggCAGAGGCTCAGGCTGCAATGGAGCAGGCGTCTGAGGGCTCGCTGACCCGCCCCAAGAAGGCGGTGCCAACCGGGTGTGGCAACGACGACGAAGAGGAAGAAGGCATCATGGACACGGTGATGAAGTTCCTGCCGGGTCCGCTGGCAGACATGTTCAACAAAAAGTAA